cggggaagccgtgtttacatacggctctccccgttcttcagctccggggagcgaatctctcctgaagccacgggaaccgccgcatgtacgggggggtcccgatcaggcccccgacccacgtctaggcaggcacgtacaggtaggtTGATGtacctgtccatgccattctgccgacgtaaatgtacatgcggcggtccggaagtggttaacacttacAGGAaaaaatttcccttcctaggggtagatttcctctcacttcctgttgtctccctccgtttgtaagtaggagtcgtttgtaagttggatgtttgaaagtaggggaccaCCTGTATATAACATATGGCCTGCCCTATACTCTGCATAattttgggccttaggtgttggtggtaccagaacactgtaagccctcacagttactcttggtgggcgcaggaataagccctgctgtgaaatattagatcaaaaattgtaattacacgcccctgttaaacagaggcagaaaaattgggctttaggcactggtgctggtgccacaacactacaacccctcacagatactctagttgagcacaggaacgagccctgctgcaaaacacgtacaccaggaatggcctacagtcaggtataggcttggctggactacaatgcagtggatatatatatgtagtagactgtatatatattttatgcactgcagctcactgcatgcttggccaatcatcagccagcaatgcactgcgatgacgcagtgcattatgggccgtgacgcgctacTCGAATTCGGCCCATAATGTTCGATCTTCAtcgaacagccgatgttcgagtcaaactcatgttcgcctCGAACAGATAGCTCATCCCTATATTTTACATACACTGAATGGCTGCACTATACACTGTGCTATATATTATATTCCCCAAATCACTGAACTCTCAATGCtagaatatattttatattttttttataaaatcagtATTTCATTCTGGTCATTGAAGGGGCACACTTTTGCTGATATAATAATGTAGATGTCATCATTTCAGGTCGATCGGGTCTTAAAGCCAGGAGGCTGCATTGCTATCTCCTCTTACTTTGCCAATGCGGAAATTCACTACAAGGACAGCACCGAACAGATGACTGAGGTCTATGCAGAGGTCAGTACTGAATATCTTTGTGTTTTCAGTGTCCTTTATCTTACATactgccagtggcggctggtgctcaaaattcttgggggggcgcaaacaaactgaaaaaaaccccATCCATTTCAGCCACTATCCcagtcaaatgcagctactgtgcccatcaaatgcagccattatgcccatcaaattcagccactgtgcccatcaaatgcagtcactgtgaggAGCtccggtggctcaacgcgattggcactgcactgacaagccattcacctctgcagctaggggttcgcatcccggtctcagctacatgtgaattgagtttggtggtctcagcccggctcccggtgggtgtgctatgcgaggtaagcctgcgcttagtacgcccacccaccacacttacacacgcactcgaaattgggttaacatgcacgcactttgaccacgcggtctctaaaaagagaggcgaaggactaacggggctggttgagcgggctagatcctctcactcccttatagggagtccctctgccccgttgggctttaaagcggagcaggtagggcgggctgtgtgggaggaccccctcacacacccgccattgccacccggggcatggagaaaggtggcagattgcctctgggggaggcctgcctactcccaactcctgcagtccggctcctctctcgagtacacgcacaaaatacactttaaaaaaaaaatgcagccactgtacccataaattgccaccactgtgcaatcaaacgcagctactgtacccatcaattgctaacactgtgcccataaattgctgccagtgtgcccatcaattgccactactgtgccaatcaactgccgctactgccGCAGCCGGTCGATTGGCAaaccccacacttaccccatttaGTTTGTGGACCTGTGTCTCCTCCTTGGTATCTCCTCCTCAGTGTCTCCTCCTTGGCGCCTCCTCCTTAGCGTCTTCTCCTTGGTGTCTCCTCCTCGGCgtctcctcctctgtgtctcctcctctgtgtctcctcctcGGCGTCTCCTCCTTGGCGTCTCCTCCTTGGTGTCTCCTCCTCGGCGCCTCCTCCTCGGCGCGTCTTCTCCTTGGTGTCTCCTCCTCTGCGTCTCCTCGGCGTCTCCTCCTTGGTGTCTCCTCTGCGGTGTCTCCTGCTCAGCTGAACCGGGGGGGGTGGCCAGTGGTTTGTTTGACgcccccctcccaaatggagcaTCCGTCGTCACTTGTCAGAGCCATGGCTTTCCAATcagcagggcacatgagctttaCTAAACGCAGAGCTGTGGGTCTGACTTAACAGGGGACAAGTTGGACCTCgggagagaccactgctcccacacaGAGATCAACTTTTCatctgctggcaggggacagactTTTCTattcaggctgtggctgctttccaAAGAAAAGTAACTGTAAGACTTTGCACACCTGTTTATTTTGATGCACCCGGGAGGTATTTAGCTGGTTTAAACTGGAGGTTCGGTTGGGTTTTTATGTGGCCCCCCATTTTAAATGCAGATCAATCATGAAATAATTATTTATTGAAAAATATCTCCATGTGTAAAGACAAAGATTTCACTTATTTTCAGGTGCTAAATAGCCTGGCGCCATATATGCATGAGAAGATTACCAATATGAGGACCAAATACAAGGAAATGTATGAATCCATCCCTTACCCCGACAAAAGAAGGTCCGACTACTTCTATATATCAACCATCTGATATGTGGTAACCTCTGGTCACCGGcttctctcatgccgcgtacacaccatcactttatgtgatgaaaaaaaactacattttttgtgAATAACTGATGATAGGAATGTAAAGATTGCATGTCTATAACCTCTTTATTAACTAATGTTGCTATTTGCCTTTGCAGGATTGAAAACATTGGGACCAAGATCCGAGTGCCATTGTCAAGTCTGATGGGTCTTTTTACTACCTTCTCCGCGTTCCACATCTATCTTAGGAAAGAGCCTGAAAAAGCGAAGGAAATGCTAAGAACAGCAGAGGAAAGGTGAGAATGTAGGTGAATGGGACAGGAAATAGCAGCCGGGAACAGAGGACAAGAAAGGTACAAATTGtgcagcagtgttgtcaccctgagGACTGAGTGATCCTAGAAGGACATGAAGATTTAAATAGTCTTTAATATAGGAGTGTGCATGAGGTGTGTCGCATGTGCCCAAAATGATCAAATtgtcaaagtgtcaatattttgtgtggccaccattattttccagcactgccttaaccctcttgggcatggaggtcaccagagcttcacaggttgccactggagtcctcttcctctcctccttgcgctcctccacctttcgtttgaggagccccacagatgctcaatagggtttaggtctggagacatgcttggccagtccatcacctttaccctcagcttctttagcaaggcagtggtggtcttggaggtgtgtttggggtcgttatgttggaatactgccctgtggcccagtctctgaagggaggggatcatgctctgttctgttcccacatgaaggcgaatgaaggtataactgattgTAACTGTGTGACTTCCTACCTTCGTAttcaagcagtggggcagacaggacccgTAGATGTTCAGGTTATATGGATTCAGACTCAGACATGAggatgaaatcagcgtgggtttattcaatccagattaGACAataaacggtgatacaatactgttctgtagtagtggtatcaatgctgacttgttggtatatgtcctgaggctagctgctgtggctgctgagctgctgctgacttctgctgagctactgctgacttctgctggtcaaaaaactgatgccttctcgagcccaaaaatgtggcgtgtctagtcacacagccattaGGAAACTGAGATGGCTGCCCCCAGTGAAGAGGCCAGCCCTCCTCGAGTCCACGCCTCCGATgcaaaaaactttactaacaagaacagagacgtgtggcatgcaaattctggccagcagatggcagcagtgaaagagatgcatgaaaacaaacatggagaaataaagattaaaaatgcaatgtacaaataactGAGAACAgcacatgctctgcttcagtatgtcacagtacatgttggcattaatggttccctcaatgatctgtagctccccagtgccggcagcactcatgcagctccagaccatgacactcccaccaccatgcttgactgtaggcaagacacacttgtctttgtactcctcacctggttgccgccacacacgcctgtcACCATATGAACCAAATAGGTTTATATTGGTCCTATCAGCAGACAAACTTGGCAGCCGCCTAGGCTGCACTCCTGCTTAGGGGCACCCAGCCGCTAATTTCCCTCCGCGTCTGCATGCTctacaggctgcagcatgtaACAAACTTAGTCTCAGGCAGCTGTTAAATCTGGCTGGTAGTGTAATTAGAGGCGCAGCTCAGCTCTGGAGCCAGCGCTAGAGGaagcagagccgatgcttcctgtacagagccgcctcctgtcacatgggcagggcaaagggggtggagccaatgggagcggcaaaatgaggtttcgcatagggtgtcaaaaatccttgcaccagccctgcctatcagactacaggacatggttccagtaatccatgtccttagtctgtttgtcttcagcaaactgtttgtgggctttcttgtgcatcatctttagaagaggcttccttctgggacaacagccatgaaaaccaatttgatgcagtgtgtggcgtatggtctgagcactgacaggctgacccccccacccctttaacctctgcagcaatgctggcagcacttatacgtctatttcccaaagacaacctctggatatgacgctgagcacgtgacctcaacttctttggttgaccatggagaggcctgttctgagtggaacccgtcctgttattataccgctgtatggtcttggcccccgtgctgcagctcagtttcagggtcttggcaatcttcttatagcctaggccatctttatgtagagcaacaattctatttttcagatccttagagagttctttgccgtgaagtgccatgttgaacatccagtgaccagtatgagggagtgagagcgataacaccaaatttaacacacctgctccccattcacacctgagaccttgtaacactaacaagtcacatgacaccggggagggaaaatggctaattgggcctaatttggactttttcacttaggccccgtacacaccatagaatccatccgcagataaatcccagcaaatgggtttcagcggatagatcctatggtgtgtacacgccagcagatctttttccgcggatatatctcccctgggatggattccagcagatcggatatttgctgacatgcacaacatatccatctgctggagtccatcccaacggatggatccgctggtctgtacagactcaccgaatccatccatccgaagggatcccccgcatgcgtcgtaatgatttgacgcatgcgtggaattccttatatgacagcgtcgcgcacgtcgccgtgtcataatcgcggcgacggcgcgacacgtcatcgccagaggatttcggcgcggatttcaatgtgatggtgtgtacacaccatcgcatgaaaatccgccgaaatccacgagaggatttatccgcggaaacggtccgctggaccgtattcgcggataaattctattgtgtgtatggggccttaggggtgtactcacttttgttaaaagcggtttagacattaatggctgtgtgttgagttattttgaggggacagcaaatttacactgttatacaagctgtacactcactacacaacattgtagcaaagtgtcatttcttctgtgttgtcacatgaaaaaatagaagaaaatatttacacaaatgtgaggggtgtactcacttttgtgagattctctctctctctctctctctctctctctctttctctctctctctctctctatatatatatatatatatatatatatatatatatatatatatatatatatatatatatatagatagatagatagatagagagagagagagagtatatagACAGACACACACGTTTATTGAAGTTTTGGGTTGCACACCTAATGAAATAATATGCTGCGCACACGTATGTATTACACCCTAAATTTGAATTTAATATCATCATGGTCCAAAAGGTTGGGCTGAGCCTTTAACCCACTGAAAgccacctaaaaaaaaagttctgagtGGAGTTGGGTTTTGAAGTATTCAATGTTTGGGAATGTTCTCAGACTATTCTGTACATGAATCCTCTTTCAGGTTCCTTCGGATCATGGGGACGTCCTCCACTGACACTGAGGTTGAAATTTGGCTACAAAACCTCCTTCTGTTGGCTTCTAAACCTCAGTAAAGCATTGATTTGGAAAACCGTCGATGAACCCTGCAAGACATGGCTGGAGACCCCGCTGATCGGTATTTGAACATGTCAAAAGTTTCAGGATGTCAGATGTACAAACGGAAAACTCAAGTGCAATCCTCTCTGTATAAAATCAAACCATGAACAATGAGACAAAATATCAACTGTGACAATGTAGCAAAaagcccaaataaaaaaaaaaatctctaaatatATAACTTTGTATCTTTTGTGATCATTTATCTCCAACTATCACTGTGTATGAATCCCTCCTAATACCTCAGTCCCCATACACCAACCAGTACTCACAAAGAgaagtaacatttttcttttttttaagaatcatatTTACCTTCTGtctgcctctgcactgagaaccgagcgatcgaacactgCCGATCGTTCGGTTTTCAAAACTCCCCAGGCAGATGCAGTGTCACTGCTGTGGCACCGGCCCTCCATTCCACGGTAGTACCATCTGGAGGTAACCCCTCTATATTGTATGTATGGATATACATTTTTATGAACTGTACCAGTTATTATAATTGTATTGGATATACACTTACTCATGATTATGCGTTTGTATGTTAATTTATATAATAAACTGAATTCTTTATACCTAtgtgcttcattcaaagtcccaatcccctttcccctcccttttTGACATATAGATAGGGATGGAGGCACTTGACCTCACCAGGCCcctgcctcatataaagtcccaactgtTCTCTTTTCTTATAGCAATACAGGGATGGAAGCGCGTAGTTTAGGTTTTGCTTGGTCTGATAACATCTACATATCTATTAATTATACTCATATTACTAGTTTTGTTTAATTCTCCCTCTCTGGGGCCAACAACCTTAGGATGGGGCTGTTACCTCCCATCCCTTGTATACAGCCTCGCCTGTTCTATTTAGTGTGTCATGTGATCTGATTTAGGGGCCCTCTGGCTCCcatacctgagtacctgtcacagtCCATTTGAGTACCCGAGTACTTGAGTACCTGTCACAGTCTACCAGAGTACCAGAGTACATGTCACAGTCCAcctg
The Rana temporaria chromosome 6, aRanTem1.1, whole genome shotgun sequence DNA segment above includes these coding regions:
- the LOC120943039 gene encoding putative methyltransferase DDB_G0268948, giving the protein MATQLFEGKEHASCYQKFRFEPTQEILDLIFSYVDERLHKPYGFAVDVGCGTGQNTRVFSPYFKKVLGIDISEAQIEEAKKATGSPNVTYSVCSAEEMSVGDASVDLLTASIAAHWFTTETFLKEVDRVLKPGGCIAISSYFANAEIHYKDSTEQMTEVYAEVLNSLAPYMHEKITNMRTKYKEMYESIPYPDKRRIENIGTKIRVPLSSLMGLFTTFSAFHIYLRKEPEKAKEMLRTAEERFLRIMGTSSTDTEVEIWLQNLLLLASKPQ